Proteins encoded within one genomic window of Cellulomonas flavigena DSM 20109:
- the zapE gene encoding cell division protein ZapE: protein MTPDPAAHAADPARTLPSLTVRHPRVAPSRLLAELVPPRHFARESFDTYRPDPAHPSQQRALERLREVATTLSEPARGGGAWWRRRAASRTPAVYLDGGFGVGKTHLLASLAHAVGPARTTYGTFVELTHLVGALGFAATVDALGERRLLCIDEFELDDPGDTVMMSRLLRELTDRGVAIAATSNTLPGSLGEGRFAAEDFLREIQALAARFEVLRIDGEDHRHRAVTTHAASLTPHDVRAVVARRDGATLDDLDTLLTHLSTVHPSRYGALLDGIDLVGLTGVRQVDRQDVALRLVVLVDRLYDRDVPVVLSTDAGAAGTADLFTPEMLRGGYRKKYYRALSRLGALAAEGAALAQDDRRTT, encoded by the coding sequence GTGACCCCGGACCCTGCCGCGCACGCGGCCGACCCCGCACGCACGCTGCCGTCGCTCACCGTCCGCCACCCGCGGGTCGCCCCCTCCCGACTGCTCGCCGAGCTCGTCCCGCCCCGGCACTTCGCGCGCGAGTCGTTCGACACCTACCGCCCGGACCCCGCCCACCCCTCGCAGCAGCGGGCGCTCGAGCGGCTGCGCGAGGTCGCCACGACGCTGAGCGAGCCGGCGCGCGGCGGCGGCGCGTGGTGGCGTCGACGCGCGGCGTCCCGCACCCCCGCGGTCTACCTCGACGGCGGCTTCGGTGTCGGCAAGACCCACCTGCTGGCGTCGCTCGCGCACGCCGTCGGCCCCGCGCGCACCACCTACGGCACGTTCGTCGAGCTCACGCACCTCGTCGGTGCGCTCGGCTTCGCGGCCACGGTCGACGCGCTCGGCGAGCGGCGTCTGCTGTGCATCGACGAGTTCGAGCTCGACGACCCCGGCGACACCGTGATGATGTCGCGCCTGCTGCGCGAGCTCACCGACCGCGGCGTGGCGATCGCCGCGACGTCCAACACGCTGCCGGGGTCGCTGGGCGAGGGGCGGTTCGCCGCCGAGGACTTCCTGCGCGAGATCCAGGCGCTCGCGGCGCGCTTCGAGGTGCTGCGGATCGACGGCGAGGACCACCGGCACCGCGCGGTCACCACCCACGCCGCGAGCCTGACGCCGCACGACGTCCGGGCCGTGGTCGCCCGTCGCGACGGCGCCACGCTCGACGACCTCGACACGCTCCTCACGCACCTGTCGACCGTCCACCCGAGCCGGTACGGCGCGCTGCTCGACGGCATCGACCTCGTCGGGCTCACGGGCGTGCGCCAGGTCGACCGGCAGGACGTCGCGCTGCGTCTCGTCGTCCTCGTCGACCGGCTGTACGACCGCGACGTGCCCGTCGTGCTGTCGACCGACGCGGGCGCCGCAGGCACGGCCGACCTCTTCACACCCGAGATGCTCCGGGGCGGCTACCGCAAGAAGTACTACCGGGCGCTGTCACGGCTCGGCGCGCTCGCGGCCGAGGGCGCCGCGCTCGCGCAGGACGACCGACGCACGACCTGA
- a CDS encoding transglutaminase-like domain-containing protein: MQRETTAHLSIDVISPALLALEVAVAAAHSPEEELTVTSAGRRIEPREVVDPHGTRLHVLEVDPGPLTVEYRATVRGRGAEPTGSPADELVYLRPSRYCESDVLAPTARAEFVGLAGVDLLAAVSSWVGTRLAYVPGASLPTDGAVHTLLARRGVCRDFAHLVVALLRAVDVPARLVSVYAPGLDPMDFHAVAEAWVDGRWRVVDATTLAPRSTLVRIATGRDASDTAFLSVHRGTASLQEMVVTAVADELPDDDVRELVSIG; encoded by the coding sequence GTGCAGCGCGAGACGACCGCCCACCTGTCCATCGACGTCATCTCCCCCGCGCTGCTGGCGCTGGAGGTGGCGGTCGCCGCCGCGCACTCCCCCGAGGAGGAGCTCACCGTCACCTCGGCCGGACGCCGGATCGAGCCGCGCGAGGTCGTCGACCCGCACGGCACGCGCCTGCACGTGCTCGAGGTCGACCCCGGCCCCCTGACCGTCGAGTACCGCGCCACCGTGCGCGGCCGCGGCGCCGAGCCCACCGGGAGCCCCGCGGACGAGCTCGTGTACCTGCGACCGAGCCGGTACTGCGAGTCCGACGTGCTCGCACCCACGGCGCGCGCGGAGTTCGTCGGCCTGGCGGGCGTCGACCTGCTCGCGGCCGTCAGCTCGTGGGTCGGCACGCGCCTGGCCTACGTGCCCGGCGCGAGCCTGCCCACCGACGGTGCGGTCCACACGCTCCTGGCCCGTCGGGGCGTGTGCCGCGACTTCGCCCACCTCGTGGTGGCGCTGCTGCGCGCGGTCGACGTGCCCGCCCGGCTCGTGTCGGTCTACGCCCCCGGCCTGGACCCCATGGACTTCCACGCGGTCGCCGAGGCGTGGGTCGACGGACGCTGGCGGGTCGTCGACGCCACCACGCTCGCCCCGCGCTCGACGCTCGTGCGCATCGCCACGGGTCGCGACGCGTCCGACACCGCGTTCCTCTCGGTGCACCGCGGGACCGCGAGCCTGCAGGAGATGGTCGTCACCGCGGTGGCCGACGAGCTCCCCGACGACGACGTGCGCGAGCTCGTCTCGATCGGCTGA
- a CDS encoding DUF6457 domain-containing protein, which produces MDALQEWTGLVAPALGVDPGLVGATQDDVLDMVRDVAHGVLRPAAPLTAYVVGLAAGRAGAEGGDVAAAVRDALAQVEALLSARGPAGG; this is translated from the coding sequence ATGGACGCGCTGCAGGAGTGGACGGGGCTGGTCGCGCCGGCGCTCGGGGTGGACCCGGGCCTGGTGGGCGCCACGCAGGACGACGTGCTCGACATGGTGCGTGACGTGGCGCACGGCGTGCTGCGCCCGGCGGCACCCCTCACGGCGTACGTCGTGGGCCTCGCCGCCGGCCGGGCGGGTGCCGAGGGCGGCGACGTCGCGGCGGCCGTGCGGGACGCGCTCGCGCAGGTCGAGGCCCTGCTCAGCGCGCGGGGCCCTGCGGGGGGCTGA
- the treY gene encoding malto-oligosyltrehalose synthase, with product MSDTTVERSLPERRSVRPGHPVPVSTYRVQLGADLTFDDVAARVPYYASLGVTHVYLSPVLAAAPGSTHGYDVVDHDTVSPVLGGEDGLRRLADVAHGAGLGLVLDIVPNHMAVPTPVWHNRALWSVLADGSDSPFAAWFDVDWSAGDGAVLMPVLGDRIGAVLARDELQLAEQDVPGVGTCTVLRYHDHVFPVRAGTEALPLAELVERQHYRLAYWKVADEELNYRRFFDVGTLVAVRVEDPEVFDATHALVLRLLREGVVDGLRIDHPDGLADPAGYLARLREVTDGAWVVVEKILAGAEELPDDWATAGTTGYEALWRVQQAFVDPGGAALLGSVLHRVTGDGSDAFEALEQDAKREVVDGPLYAEVHRLTNLAAEICHDDLRLRDHTWRALEECLVELLVAFDRYRAYVVPGEPAPPTSVAVLTTAAQRARRRLGAEREATMDVLVDLLLGREAGSAGRTRDPRRDELVVRFQQTCGAVMAKGVEDTAFYRWTHLVALCEVGGEPVRFATTPTDLAAWAAQAQASAPLGMTTLSTHDTKRGEDTRARLGVLSELPHEWSALVEDLRRVSASYRGTLLDGRTEYLLWQTLAGTWTDDGPIEEDRLVEYVTKAVREAKSRTTWTAPDAAYEDAVLSTARRARTDPEVLGLLGDWDLRTREAVRAATLGSKLVQLTLPGVADVYQGTEVPFPTLVDPDNRRPVDVDALAARLARLDEGAGPRTLADEKLLVTSRALRVRRDVREAFVGPEAGFVPLGHSSGHAMTYARTAGGEPRVVVVATRLAAAVERLGGWTEHTVALPDGPWHDVLADRAVPGGVRRVADVLDRLPVALLVREGV from the coding sequence GTGAGCGACACGACCGTCGAGCGGTCGCTCCCCGAGCGCCGCTCGGTGCGCCCGGGGCACCCGGTCCCCGTCTCGACGTACCGCGTGCAGCTGGGTGCCGACCTGACGTTCGACGACGTCGCGGCGCGCGTGCCGTACTACGCGTCGCTGGGCGTCACGCACGTGTACCTGTCCCCCGTGCTGGCCGCGGCGCCCGGCTCGACCCACGGGTACGACGTCGTCGACCACGACACCGTCTCGCCCGTCCTGGGCGGCGAGGACGGCCTGCGCCGGCTCGCGGACGTCGCGCACGGCGCCGGGCTCGGCCTGGTGCTCGACATCGTCCCCAACCACATGGCCGTGCCCACGCCCGTCTGGCACAACCGGGCGCTGTGGTCCGTGCTCGCGGACGGCTCGGACTCGCCGTTCGCCGCCTGGTTCGACGTCGACTGGTCCGCCGGTGACGGCGCGGTGCTCATGCCCGTCCTCGGCGACCGCATCGGCGCCGTGCTCGCGCGCGACGAGCTCCAGCTCGCCGAGCAGGACGTCCCCGGCGTCGGAACGTGCACCGTGCTGCGGTACCACGACCACGTCTTCCCCGTGCGAGCGGGCACCGAGGCACTGCCGCTCGCCGAGCTCGTCGAGCGGCAGCACTACCGCCTGGCGTACTGGAAGGTCGCCGACGAGGAGCTGAACTACCGCCGGTTCTTCGACGTCGGCACGCTCGTCGCGGTCCGCGTCGAGGACCCCGAGGTGTTCGACGCGACGCACGCGCTGGTGCTGCGCCTGCTGCGCGAGGGCGTGGTCGACGGTCTGCGGATCGACCACCCGGACGGGCTCGCGGACCCGGCGGGCTACCTCGCACGGCTGCGCGAGGTGACCGACGGTGCGTGGGTCGTGGTCGAGAAGATCCTCGCGGGTGCCGAGGAGCTCCCCGACGACTGGGCGACCGCCGGGACGACCGGGTACGAGGCGCTGTGGCGCGTGCAGCAGGCGTTCGTCGACCCCGGCGGGGCCGCGCTGCTCGGCTCGGTCCTGCACCGTGTGACGGGCGACGGGTCGGACGCGTTCGAGGCGCTCGAGCAGGACGCCAAGCGCGAGGTCGTCGACGGTCCGCTGTACGCCGAGGTCCACCGCCTGACGAACCTCGCGGCCGAGATCTGCCACGACGACCTGCGCCTGCGCGACCACACGTGGCGCGCGCTCGAGGAGTGCCTCGTCGAGCTGCTCGTCGCGTTCGACCGCTACCGCGCGTACGTCGTGCCGGGCGAGCCCGCACCGCCGACGTCGGTCGCGGTCCTCACCACCGCCGCGCAGCGAGCGCGTCGGCGGCTCGGTGCCGAGCGCGAGGCGACGATGGACGTCCTGGTCGACCTGCTGCTCGGCCGCGAGGCCGGCTCGGCAGGACGCACCCGCGACCCACGCCGTGACGAGCTCGTCGTGCGGTTCCAGCAGACGTGCGGTGCCGTCATGGCCAAGGGCGTCGAGGACACCGCGTTCTACAGGTGGACGCACCTCGTGGCGCTGTGCGAGGTCGGCGGCGAGCCCGTGCGGTTCGCCACCACACCCACCGATCTCGCGGCGTGGGCCGCGCAGGCCCAGGCCTCCGCGCCGCTGGGCATGACCACCCTGTCGACGCACGACACCAAGCGCGGCGAGGACACGCGCGCCCGCCTGGGGGTGCTGTCCGAGCTGCCGCACGAGTGGTCGGCCCTGGTGGAGGACCTGCGACGGGTGTCCGCGTCCTACCGCGGCACGCTGCTCGACGGTCGCACCGAGTACCTGCTGTGGCAGACGCTCGCCGGCACGTGGACCGACGACGGTCCGATCGAGGAGGACCGCCTCGTCGAGTACGTGACGAAGGCGGTGCGCGAGGCCAAGAGCCGGACCACGTGGACCGCGCCCGACGCGGCCTACGAGGACGCCGTGCTGTCCACCGCACGGCGGGCCCGCACGGACCCCGAGGTCCTGGGTCTGCTGGGCGACTGGGACCTGCGCACGCGCGAGGCGGTGCGGGCCGCGACGCTCGGCTCCAAGCTCGTGCAGCTCACGCTGCCGGGCGTGGCCGACGTGTACCAGGGCACCGAGGTGCCGTTCCCGACGCTCGTCGACCCCGACAACCGCCGCCCGGTGGACGTCGACGCGCTGGCCGCGCGCCTGGCACGCCTCGACGAGGGCGCCGGCCCGCGCACCCTCGCCGACGAGAAGCTGCTGGTCACCTCCCGGGCGCTGCGCGTGCGGCGCGACGTGCGGGAGGCCTTCGTCGGCCCGGAGGCCGGGTTCGTGCCGCTGGGCCACTCGTCGGGCCACGCCATGACGTACGCGCGCACGGCGGGCGGTGAGCCGCGCGTGGTCGTCGTCGCGACCCGCCTGGCCGCCGCCGTCGAGCGGCTCGGCGGCTGGACCGAGCACACGGTGGCGCTGCCGGACGGCCCGTGGCACGACGTGCTCGCGGACCGGGCCGTGCCCGGCGGGGTGCGGCGTGTGGCCGACGTCCTCGACCGGCTACCGGTCGCGCTGCTGGTGAGAGAAGGGGTCTGA
- the glgX gene encoding glycogen debranching protein GlgX translates to MHIWPGRPYPLGATYDGTGTNFALFSAVAERVELCLVDDDGTETRVDLPEVDAFVWHGYLPAIAPGQRYGFRVHGPYDPAAGHRCDPSKLLLDPYAKAIDGQVDGHPSLYSYTFGDPDARNQDDSAGHTMTSVVVNPFFDWGHDRPPEHQYHESVIYEAHVKGLTQLHPAVPEELRGTYAALGHPAVVEHLSGLGVTAIELMPVHQFVNDPSLQEKGLSNYWGYNTIGFFAPHNAYASLAGSGQQVQEFKQMVKALHAADIEVILDVVYNHTAEGNHMGPTLSFRGIDNASYYRLVDDDPSHYFDTTGTGNSLLMRSPAVLQLIMDSLRYWVTEMHVDGFRFDLAATLARQFHEVDRLSAFFDLVHQDPVISQVKLIAEPWDLGEGGYQVGGFPPLWTEWNGKYRDTVRDFWRGEPSTLGEFASRLTGSSDLYEHTGRRPIASINFVTAHDGFTLRDLVTYNEKSNEANGEDNRDGESHNRSWNCGVEGPTDDPEVRKLRARQQRNFLATLLLSQGVPMVAHGDELGRTQGGNNNGYCQDNEITWVDWDLDEDRQSLLEFTRRVIHLRRDHPVFRRRRFFAGAAEHGGESDLRDIAWMTPTGGHMSDEAWSSDHAFAVMVFLNGDAIDEPDLRGEEVVDDSFLLLFNSHWEKKQFQLPGAEYGAEWTAVLDTDSQVAPGRKVRSRGRVTLAPRSMVLLTRPSERELPTASGTGAAVAASSEASRVSRRGA, encoded by the coding sequence ATGCACATCTGGCCCGGACGCCCCTACCCCCTCGGTGCCACCTACGACGGCACGGGAACCAACTTCGCGCTGTTCTCCGCGGTGGCGGAACGTGTCGAGCTGTGCCTCGTGGACGACGACGGCACCGAGACCCGCGTCGACCTCCCCGAGGTCGACGCGTTCGTGTGGCACGGCTACCTGCCGGCGATCGCGCCCGGCCAGCGGTACGGGTTCCGCGTGCACGGCCCGTACGACCCGGCCGCGGGGCACCGTTGCGACCCCTCCAAGCTGCTGCTCGACCCCTACGCCAAGGCGATCGACGGGCAGGTCGACGGCCACCCGTCGCTGTACTCGTACACGTTCGGCGACCCCGACGCGCGCAACCAGGACGACTCAGCGGGACACACCATGACGTCCGTCGTCGTCAACCCCTTCTTCGACTGGGGCCACGACCGCCCGCCGGAGCACCAGTACCACGAGTCCGTCATCTACGAGGCGCACGTCAAGGGCCTGACGCAGCTGCACCCCGCGGTCCCCGAGGAGCTGCGCGGCACCTACGCCGCGCTCGGGCACCCCGCCGTCGTCGAGCACCTGTCGGGCCTCGGCGTCACCGCGATCGAGCTCATGCCGGTCCACCAGTTCGTCAACGACCCCTCCCTGCAGGAGAAGGGCCTGTCGAACTACTGGGGCTACAACACCATCGGCTTCTTCGCCCCGCACAACGCCTACGCCTCGCTGGCGGGCTCCGGGCAGCAGGTGCAGGAGTTCAAGCAGATGGTGAAGGCCCTGCACGCGGCCGACATCGAGGTCATCCTCGACGTCGTCTACAACCACACCGCCGAGGGCAACCACATGGGCCCGACGCTGAGCTTCCGCGGCATCGACAACGCCAGCTACTACCGTCTGGTGGACGACGACCCGTCGCACTACTTCGACACCACGGGCACGGGCAACTCGCTGCTCATGCGCTCGCCCGCCGTCCTGCAGCTCATCATGGACTCGCTGCGGTACTGGGTGACCGAGATGCACGTGGACGGCTTCCGGTTCGACCTCGCAGCCACGCTCGCCCGGCAGTTCCACGAGGTCGACCGGCTGTCGGCGTTCTTCGACCTCGTCCACCAGGACCCGGTGATCTCGCAGGTCAAGCTCATCGCCGAGCCGTGGGACCTCGGCGAGGGCGGTTACCAGGTCGGCGGGTTCCCCCCGCTGTGGACGGAGTGGAACGGCAAGTACCGCGACACCGTGCGCGACTTCTGGCGCGGTGAGCCCTCGACGCTCGGGGAGTTCGCGAGCCGTCTGACCGGCTCCTCCGACCTGTACGAGCACACCGGCCGCCGGCCCATCGCCAGCATCAACTTCGTCACCGCGCACGACGGCTTCACGCTGCGCGACCTCGTCACCTACAACGAGAAGAGCAACGAGGCCAACGGCGAGGACAACCGCGACGGCGAGAGCCACAACCGCTCGTGGAACTGCGGCGTCGAGGGCCCGACCGACGACCCGGAGGTGCGCAAGCTGCGCGCGCGTCAGCAGCGCAACTTCCTCGCGACCCTGCTGCTGTCGCAGGGCGTGCCGATGGTCGCGCACGGCGACGAGCTCGGCCGCACGCAGGGCGGCAACAACAACGGCTACTGCCAGGACAACGAGATCACCTGGGTCGACTGGGACCTCGACGAGGACCGGCAGTCGCTCCTGGAGTTCACGCGCCGCGTGATCCACCTGCGCCGCGACCACCCCGTGTTCCGGCGGCGCCGGTTCTTCGCGGGCGCCGCCGAGCACGGCGGCGAGTCGGACCTGCGGGACATCGCGTGGATGACGCCGACCGGCGGGCACATGTCCGACGAGGCGTGGAGCTCGGACCACGCGTTCGCGGTCATGGTGTTCCTCAACGGCGACGCGATCGACGAGCCCGACCTGCGCGGCGAGGAGGTCGTCGACGACTCGTTCCTGCTGCTGTTCAACAGCCACTGGGAGAAGAAGCAGTTCCAGCTGCCCGGCGCCGAGTACGGCGCGGAGTGGACCGCAGTGCTCGACACCGACTCGCAGGTCGCCCCCGGCCGCAAGGTGCGCTCGCGCGGGAGGGTCACGCTCGCGCCGCGGTCGATGGTGCTGCTGACACGCCCGTCGGAGCGCGAGCTGCCGACCGCGTCCGGCACCGGCGCCGCCGTGGCCGCGTCGTCCGAGGCCAGCCGCGTCTCGCGGCGCGGCGCGTGA
- the mobA gene encoding molybdenum cofactor guanylyltransferase yields MALAPAFVVVLAGGTSRRLGGVDKTALDVGGRPVLVRLLDDLAGLPLVVVGPRQDVGRDVLWTREDPPLGGPLAATAAGVATGLSEHPDARVVVLVAGDQPFAGTAVASLRTALGPDVDAALGAGPDGRPQPLLAAYRLAAVRERLVGDTHGRPVRDLVRGLRTVTVPVAPGTALDVDDAADLETARRLARQDPARRPRTADRPTLPLSPPQGPAR; encoded by the coding sequence GTGGCCCTCGCACCCGCGTTCGTCGTCGTGCTCGCCGGCGGCACGTCCCGGCGCCTGGGCGGCGTCGACAAGACGGCGCTCGACGTCGGCGGGCGCCCCGTGCTCGTCCGGCTCCTCGACGACCTCGCCGGTCTGCCGCTCGTCGTCGTCGGGCCGCGCCAGGACGTCGGCCGCGACGTGCTCTGGACGCGTGAGGACCCGCCGCTGGGCGGGCCGCTCGCCGCCACGGCCGCGGGTGTCGCGACGGGACTCTCGGAGCACCCGGACGCGCGGGTGGTCGTCCTCGTCGCCGGTGACCAGCCGTTCGCGGGCACGGCCGTGGCGTCGTTGCGCACGGCGCTCGGGCCGGACGTCGACGCCGCCCTAGGCGCCGGGCCGGACGGACGGCCGCAGCCGCTGCTCGCCGCCTACCGCCTGGCGGCCGTGCGCGAGCGTCTCGTCGGCGACACGCACGGACGGCCCGTGCGCGACCTGGTGCGCGGGCTGCGCACCGTGACCGTCCCCGTCGCGCCGGGCACCGCGCTCGACGTGGACGACGCGGCCGACCTGGAGACGGCCCGTCGGCTGGCACGGCAGGACCCGGCCCGACGACCCCGGACCGCGGACCGGCCCACCCTGCCGCTCAGCCCCCCGCAGGGCCCCGCGCGCTGA
- the treZ gene encoding malto-oligosyltrehalose trehalohydrolase, giving the protein MTGGDATKGTTEGTAGSARRLTPRVWAPYPQRVELVLPGSDERTAMVRDDEGWWTAPAPLAHGTDYGFSLDGGPPRPDPRAAWLPHGVHGPARTFDPSRFTWTDAGWSGVDVRGAVTYELHVGTFTPAGTLAAAAERLEHLVRLGVDVVELMPLAAFNGRHGWGYDGVSLYAVHEPYGGPEALQAFVEAAHAYGLAVCLDVVHNHLGPSGNYLGELGPYFTDAHRTPWGDAVNLDGPGSEHVRRWICDSVLGWARDFHVDAFRLDAVHALRDDSPRHLLAQLSDEVADLAAELGRPIGLVAESDLNDVVSLTTTQDGGWGMTGQWADDVHHAVHALVSGERHGYYCDFGTPEVLRTALTRVFVHDGSMSTFRGEPWGAPVPDDVDGHRFVVFGANHDQVGNRALGDRPAAHDDAGGLAVRAALVLLSPFTPLVFMGEEWGARTPWRFFTDHPEPELAAAVREGRTREFGGHGWTDLYGGPVDVPDPQDPGTFAASVLDWDEPARPEHARLLEWHRVLVALRRAVPDLASGDRHRTSLDVHEVTPDVDPHGTQEPGAGGWHGVLVLHRGDARVVLNLAHRPVAVPVPVARPVRVVAAWDGGTVHAPGGADEPLVVDVPARSVVVLA; this is encoded by the coding sequence GTGACCGGGGGGGACGCGACGAAGGGCACGACGGAGGGCACGGCAGGCAGCGCACGGCGGCTCACGCCGCGCGTGTGGGCGCCGTACCCGCAGCGCGTGGAGCTCGTGCTGCCCGGCAGCGACGAGCGCACGGCGATGGTGCGTGACGACGAGGGGTGGTGGACCGCGCCTGCCCCGCTGGCGCACGGCACGGACTACGGGTTCTCGCTCGACGGCGGGCCGCCACGTCCCGACCCGCGCGCCGCGTGGCTGCCCCACGGCGTGCACGGGCCGGCGCGCACCTTCGACCCCTCGCGCTTCACGTGGACGGACGCGGGGTGGAGCGGCGTCGACGTCCGCGGCGCGGTGACGTACGAGCTGCACGTCGGCACGTTCACGCCCGCCGGGACGCTGGCCGCGGCGGCGGAGCGCCTCGAGCACCTCGTGCGGCTCGGTGTCGACGTGGTCGAGCTGATGCCGCTCGCCGCGTTCAACGGTCGGCACGGCTGGGGCTACGACGGCGTCTCGCTCTACGCCGTGCACGAGCCGTACGGCGGTCCCGAGGCGCTGCAGGCGTTCGTCGAGGCCGCGCACGCATACGGCCTGGCGGTGTGCCTCGACGTCGTGCACAACCACCTCGGCCCGTCGGGCAACTACCTGGGCGAGCTCGGTCCGTACTTCACGGACGCGCACCGCACGCCGTGGGGCGACGCGGTGAACCTCGACGGACCGGGCTCGGAGCACGTGCGGCGGTGGATCTGCGACTCGGTCCTGGGCTGGGCACGCGACTTCCACGTCGACGCGTTCCGGCTCGACGCCGTGCACGCGCTGCGCGACGACTCCCCGCGCCACCTGCTCGCCCAGCTCTCCGACGAGGTCGCCGACCTGGCAGCCGAGCTGGGCCGGCCGATCGGCCTGGTCGCGGAGTCCGACCTCAACGACGTCGTCAGCCTGACCACCACGCAGGACGGCGGCTGGGGCATGACGGGCCAGTGGGCCGACGACGTGCACCACGCCGTGCACGCCCTGGTGTCGGGCGAGCGGCACGGCTACTACTGCGACTTCGGCACGCCCGAGGTGCTGCGCACGGCCCTCACGCGGGTGTTCGTGCACGACGGGTCGATGTCGACCTTCCGCGGGGAGCCGTGGGGGGCGCCGGTACCGGACGACGTCGACGGGCACCGGTTCGTCGTGTTCGGCGCCAACCACGACCAGGTGGGCAACCGTGCACTGGGCGACCGGCCGGCCGCGCACGACGACGCGGGCGGCCTCGCCGTGCGGGCCGCGCTCGTCCTGCTCTCGCCGTTCACGCCGCTGGTGTTCATGGGCGAGGAGTGGGGCGCCCGCACGCCGTGGCGGTTCTTCACGGACCATCCGGAGCCGGAGCTTGCCGCCGCGGTGCGCGAGGGTCGGACGCGGGAGTTCGGCGGGCACGGCTGGACCGACCTCTACGGCGGCCCGGTCGACGTGCCGGACCCGCAGGATCCCGGGACGTTCGCGGCGAGCGTCCTGGACTGGGACGAGCCGGCACGACCGGAGCACGCGCGCCTGCTGGAGTGGCACCGTGTGCTCGTCGCGCTGCGGCGCGCGGTGCCGGACCTCGCGTCCGGGGACCGCCACCGCACGTCGCTCGACGTCCACGAGGTCACGCCGGACGTCGACCCGCACGGCACGCAGGAACCGGGCGCCGGTGGGTGGCACGGCGTGCTCGTGCTGCACCGCGGTGACGCACGTGTCGTGCTCAACCTCGCGCACCGGCCCGTCGCGGTGCCCGTGCCGGTGGCGCGCCCCGTGCGGGTGGTCGCCGCGTGGGACGGGGGCACGGTGCACGCGCCCGGCGGGGCGGACGAGCCGCTGGTCGTCGACGTCCCCGCCCGCAGCGTCGTGGTACTGGCCTGA
- a CDS encoding glycosyltransferase has translation MTATPEPTGALVTVIVPTFNEAPNVAELVRRVGAATRGLGVEMLFVDDSTDDTADVVRAVAPTAELPVRVIHRDDPVGGLGGAVLEGVRASSTPYFLVMDGDLQHPPELIPSLVARVQEVDVDVVVASRYIGDGSSAGLSGAVRQAVSSTSTAVTRAMFPVRLRDCSDPMTGFFAVRRAAVDLDSLRPRGFKILLEILARHPMRVVEVPFVFGSRYAGESKANLAQGIHFMWQLAGLRFGRMSRFAIIGGMGAVANIAIVWLLTRLGAPWLLAAIVAAELTIVGNFLLQERFVFRDLRHEGKGVWARFGQSFTFNNVETLVRMPVMALLVETMHVAAVLATAITIAIAFVVRFTFHSRIVYRPRQSSVRAHLVAREADNAEPPPLPRAETV, from the coding sequence ATGACCGCAACGCCCGAACCGACGGGGGCGCTCGTCACCGTCATCGTCCCGACGTTCAACGAGGCCCCGAACGTGGCCGAGCTGGTGCGCCGCGTGGGTGCGGCGACGCGCGGCCTCGGGGTCGAGATGCTGTTCGTGGACGACTCGACGGACGACACCGCCGACGTCGTGCGGGCCGTGGCCCCCACGGCTGAGCTGCCCGTACGCGTGATCCACCGTGACGACCCGGTCGGCGGCCTCGGCGGCGCCGTGCTCGAGGGTGTGCGGGCCTCGTCGACGCCGTACTTCCTCGTGATGGACGGTGACCTGCAGCACCCGCCCGAGCTCATCCCGAGCCTCGTCGCGCGGGTCCAGGAGGTCGACGTGGACGTCGTCGTCGCGTCGCGCTACATCGGTGACGGGTCCAGCGCGGGGCTCTCCGGCGCCGTGCGCCAGGCCGTCTCCTCGACGTCGACCGCCGTGACCCGCGCCATGTTCCCCGTCCGGCTGCGTGACTGCTCCGACCCGATGACCGGGTTCTTCGCGGTGCGCAGGGCGGCCGTCGACCTCGACTCGCTGCGCCCGCGCGGCTTCAAGATCCTGCTCGAGATCCTCGCGCGCCACCCCATGCGCGTCGTCGAGGTCCCGTTCGTGTTCGGCTCGCGCTACGCCGGGGAGTCCAAGGCGAACCTCGCCCAGGGCATCCACTTCATGTGGCAGCTCGCCGGCCTGCGGTTCGGTCGCATGTCGCGGTTCGCGATCATCGGCGGCATGGGCGCGGTCGCGAACATCGCGATCGTGTGGCTGCTGACGAGGTTGGGGGCGCCCTGGCTCCTCGCCGCGATCGTCGCCGCCGAGCTCACCATCGTCGGGAACTTCCTGCTGCAGGAGCGCTTCGTCTTCCGGGACCTCCGTCACGAGGGCAAGGGTGTCTGGGCGAGGTTCGGGCAGTCCTTCACGTTCAACAACGTGGAGACGCTCGTCCGCATGCCGGTCATGGCGCTGCTCGTCGAGACGATGCACGTCGCCGCCGTCCTGGCCACGGCCATCACGATCGCGATCGCGTTCGTCGTCCGGTTCACGTTCCACTCGCGGATCGTCTACCGCCCGCGCCAGTCGAGCGTGCGGGCCCACCTCGTCGCGCGAGAGGCGGACAACGCCGAGCCACCGCCCCTGCCGCGCGCGGAGACCGTCTGA